A stretch of the Selenomonas ruminantium subsp. lactilytica TAM6421 genome encodes the following:
- a CDS encoding ACT domain-containing protein translates to MCVKQISVFLENKPGMLKKMTSVLTANDINIRALTVVDTKDFGIVRMLVDDVYETTNVLGEANFIASLTPVLVYAIPDEVGGLDKLLQAFEEAKINIEYMYAFAGKNGAYMIFRVSETKTAEAHLVAKGFNCLSAEDMAEV, encoded by the coding sequence ATGTGTGTAAAACAGATTTCTGTATTCCTTGAAAACAAGCCGGGGATGCTCAAGAAGATGACCTCTGTGCTGACGGCCAATGATATCAATATCCGGGCATTGACGGTGGTGGACACCAAGGACTTCGGCATCGTGCGGATGCTGGTGGATGACGTCTATGAGACCACCAATGTGCTGGGGGAGGCCAACTTCATCGCGTCGCTTACGCCGGTGCTGGTCTATGCCATTCCCGATGAGGTGGGGGGCCTGGACAAGCTCCTGCAGGCCTTTGAGGAGGCCAAGATCAACATTGAGTACATGTACGCCTTTGCGGGTAAGAACGGTGCTTATATGATCTTCCGGGTAAGTGAGACGAAGACGGCCGAGGCCCATCTCGTAGCCAAAGGTTTCAATTGTTTGTCAGCGGAGGATATGGCTGAGGTCTGA